From Methanomicrobiales archaeon HGW-Methanomicrobiales-1, a single genomic window includes:
- a CDS encoding 4-hydroxy-tetrahydrodipicolinate synthase, protein MFEGVLPAIITPFKRNSAMGLDIQGLERNIEFLLSCGIHGIVPCGSTGESATLSFEEHEKVIRITVDKVKGRIPVIAGTGSNNTAEAVKLTKAAKDIGADGVLVISPYYNKPNRSGLIKHFTKLADLDIPIIMYNVPGRTGQNLEPDLIAELARHPNIVAVKEASGNIGQISRIIEETQDDEFSVISGDDNITLPIMALGGSGVISVAANVDPRRMVAMYEAMKQGDYQKALVLHFSLSPLFRSMFIDTNPIPVKKAVELMGMAGGPVRLPLDELDAKKTEQLKKVLATIPVKSGAKRSVTAKKPAAKPDPMKKSVTAKRTR, encoded by the coding sequence ATGTTCGAAGGTGTCCTTCCAGCAATTATTACCCCTTTTAAACGGAACTCTGCGATGGGCCTTGATATTCAGGGTCTGGAGCGCAACATCGAGTTTCTTCTGTCCTGTGGTATCCACGGGATTGTTCCGTGTGGATCGACCGGTGAATCTGCAACCCTTTCGTTCGAGGAGCATGAGAAGGTAATCAGGATCACGGTCGATAAGGTCAAGGGCCGGATACCCGTCATTGCCGGCACCGGATCCAACAACACAGCAGAAGCGGTAAAACTGACGAAGGCTGCAAAGGACATCGGTGCGGATGGTGTTCTGGTCATCAGTCCGTACTACAACAAGCCAAACCGTTCCGGGCTCATCAAGCATTTTACGAAACTGGCGGATCTCGATATCCCGATCATTATGTACAATGTCCCGGGACGAACCGGCCAGAATCTCGAACCCGATCTTATCGCCGAGCTTGCCCGGCACCCGAATATCGTTGCGGTCAAGGAAGCCAGCGGCAATATCGGCCAGATCTCGCGGATCATTGAAGAGACGCAGGACGATGAATTCTCGGTGATCTCCGGTGATGACAACATCACGCTCCCGATCATGGCGCTGGGAGGAAGCGGTGTCATATCTGTTGCCGCAAATGTGGATCCCCGGCGCATGGTGGCCATGTACGAAGCCATGAAACAGGGCGATTACCAGAAGGCTCTTGTCCTTCATTTCTCTTTGTCCCCGCTCTTCCGGTCCATGTTTATCGATACCAACCCCATCCCGGTGAAAAAAGCCGTGGAGCTGATGGGCATGGCAGGCGGCCCTGTCCGGCTCCCGCTCGATGAACTGGATGCAAAAAAGACGGAGCAGCTCAAAAAAGTACTGGCGACGATCCCGGTAAAATCCGGTGCAAAACGTTCAGTAACCGCTAAAAAACCGGCAGCAAAACCAGACCCAATGAAAAAGTCTGTAACCGCGAAACGGACGAGGTAA
- a CDS encoding 30S ribosomal protein S17e, producing MGIKPSYIKNLGTAILAKQREYFSNSFDENKVQLGASAIISSKRVRNRVAGYITRKINTKRRS from the coding sequence ATGGGAATCAAGCCATCATACATTAAAAATCTCGGTACCGCAATCCTGGCCAAGCAGCGGGAGTACTTCAGCAACAGCTTTGATGAGAACAAGGTGCAGTTAGGCGCTTCAGCAATCATTTCAAGCAAGCGTGTCCGGAATCGCGTCGCCGGGTACATAACAAGAAAAATAAATACCAAAAGACGCTCATAA
- a CDS encoding phosphomethylpyrimidine kinase: protein MHDPAQQRNEVLKRLELAVMHLNNSMSPLLVPEQGASIGYAIPGARDSNGIAAVPGKIIVRDGRVSAGGPCAFGADDACARIILTVMKCDPLIRSVATIRFSGNVLAVFEAMLLECVPLDRTKKAPGISTMDWGIASSCNDGVPDVIYDDGGDQRPGIIHVFGEDPLVVTNNIIICSNRI from the coding sequence ATGCACGATCCGGCGCAGCAACGAAATGAGGTCCTCAAACGGCTTGAGCTGGCAGTAATGCACCTGAATAACTCGATGAGCCCCCTGCTCGTCCCGGAACAAGGAGCATCCATCGGGTACGCGATACCGGGTGCACGGGACAGCAACGGAATTGCAGCGGTGCCGGGAAAAATTATTGTCCGCGATGGCAGGGTTTCTGCCGGTGGTCCGTGCGCGTTTGGTGCGGATGATGCCTGCGCGCGGATTATTCTTACGGTAATGAAGTGCGATCCGCTCATACGGAGTGTCGCGACCATCCGGTTTTCAGGAAACGTACTTGCGGTGTTTGAAGCAATGCTCCTTGAATGCGTACCTCTTGACCGCACAAAGAAAGCCCCGGGAATCAGCACCATGGACTGGGGAATTGCATCCAGTTGCAACGACGGTGTTCCTGATGTCATATATGATGACGGGGGAGATCAGCGACCGGGAATTATCCATGTTTTTGGCGAGGATCCGCTCGTCGTTACAAACAATATCATTATCTGTTCTAACCGCATTTAA
- a CDS encoding DNA primase regulatory subunit PriL yields MDFSPSAKELSHFPFLKKAQDHVKVRFSSLDFLFADARGQALIDRALGRIQDAITVKKTNVPDITGSVDDEIASYALARIIVSCVHDKTLVDRLTRYEAERAYYFLVNEEEWNQKFQDGEGEYSRLCIAIAQELGIQITKDRIPLVDYVELVAPLHQDRFNLINRRLERGFVDIKKDERYELLRERIRVLLRRDLPHKVPPSLCEKLAPGVAQLKKVYQEKMLQQFGTVEESAFPPCMQTLITALTAGTNLTHAGRFALTTFLHTIGMDANAIGQLYARSPDFDLEKTMYQVEHITGRGGSGTEYTTPACAAMRTTGLCIHSDALCEKVSHPLSYYKAQKRAPVKGSQKKSGEHPAAPPTQSSR; encoded by the coding sequence ATGGACTTCAGCCCATCTGCAAAGGAACTTTCCCATTTTCCGTTTTTAAAAAAAGCCCAGGACCATGTCAAGGTCCGGTTTTCATCACTTGATTTCCTGTTTGCCGATGCACGGGGCCAGGCGCTGATCGATCGCGCACTCGGGCGCATCCAGGACGCAATCACGGTAAAAAAAACAAATGTCCCGGATATTACCGGTTCTGTTGACGATGAAATTGCCAGTTATGCACTGGCCCGGATCATTGTCTCCTGCGTTCACGACAAAACCCTTGTTGACCGGCTCACGCGGTACGAAGCCGAACGGGCATATTATTTCCTGGTCAACGAAGAGGAATGGAACCAGAAATTCCAGGATGGCGAAGGGGAGTACTCCCGGCTGTGCATCGCGATTGCGCAGGAGCTGGGTATCCAGATCACCAAAGATCGTATCCCGCTTGTGGACTATGTCGAGCTGGTAGCCCCCCTGCACCAGGACCGGTTCAATCTCATCAACCGCCGGCTTGAACGCGGTTTTGTGGATATCAAAAAAGATGAGCGCTATGAATTGCTCCGGGAGCGTATCCGCGTACTCCTGCGCAGGGATCTCCCGCATAAGGTGCCCCCCTCGCTCTGCGAGAAACTCGCACCCGGTGTTGCCCAGCTCAAAAAGGTGTACCAGGAAAAGATGCTCCAGCAGTTCGGCACCGTGGAAGAGAGTGCGTTTCCCCCCTGCATGCAGACACTTATCACGGCGCTGACTGCCGGGACAAACCTGACGCATGCCGGCCGCTTTGCCCTGACAACATTTCTCCACACGATTGGCATGGATGCCAATGCCATAGGCCAGCTTTATGCCCGGTCACCCGATTTCGATCTGGAAAAGACCATGTACCAGGTCGAGCATATCACCGGGAGGGGAGGTTCGGGGACCGAATACACCACTCCTGCGTGTGCGGCCATGCGCACCACCGGGCTGTGCATTCACAGCGATGCCCTGTGCGAAAAGGTCAGTCACCCGCTCAGTTATTACAAGGCACAAAAGAGGGCCCCGGTAAAGGGTTCACAGAAAAAAAGCGGGGAGCATCCTGCGGCTCCGCCTACGCAATCTTCTCGTTGA
- a CDS encoding DNA polymerase sliding clamp (Sliding clamp subunit. Responsible for tethering the catalytic subunit of DNA polymerase to DNA during high-speed replication. Proliferating cell nuclear antigen homolog.) gives MLKATIDADIFREFIDAISALIPECRLHTDENGISTRAVDTANVAMIGLTLKKEAFDSYQATDSQLGIDISKMKNIFGMAGKGDLISLELGDNAQKMSVSVHGYHYSITLLDTNTIRKDPNPPTINLPGKIVIAGDDLNNAMKAAAVISDKIALGINPKDQTFYLIAEGDTDNIRREFSKDELKSLTPVEARSLFSLDYLKDMGKVMSKAAEVEIYLGIDHPVRFSFDIAGGNGHVEYLLAPRIEAD, from the coding sequence ATGTTAAAAGCTACGATTGATGCAGATATTTTCAGGGAATTCATCGATGCGATCTCGGCACTCATCCCGGAGTGCCGGCTGCATACGGACGAGAATGGTATATCCACGCGTGCTGTTGATACCGCTAATGTTGCGATGATCGGACTTACGCTCAAGAAAGAGGCGTTCGATTCGTACCAGGCAACCGACAGCCAGCTGGGGATCGACATATCGAAGATGAAGAACATCTTCGGGATGGCGGGAAAAGGCGACCTGATCAGCCTCGAGCTCGGCGACAATGCCCAGAAGATGTCGGTCTCGGTCCACGGGTACCACTACTCGATCACCCTCCTCGATACGAATACCATAAGGAAGGATCCCAATCCCCCGACCATCAACCTGCCAGGTAAGATCGTGATTGCCGGGGATGACTTAAACAATGCCATGAAGGCAGCAGCAGTCATCTCCGATAAGATCGCGCTGGGGATCAACCCGAAAGACCAGACTTTTTACCTGATTGCTGAGGGAGACACGGACAACATCCGGCGCGAGTTCTCAAAAGACGAGCTCAAGTCGCTCACACCAGTAGAGGCCCGGTCGCTATTTTCCCTGGATTACTTAAAAGACATGGGAAAAGTCATGTCCAAGGCCGCAGAAGTGGAGATCTATCTCGGAATCGATCACCCGGTCAGGTTCTCATTTGACATTGCTGGTGGTAACGGGCATGTCGAATACCTCCTTGCACCCCGGATCGAGGCCGATTGA
- a CDS encoding 50S rRNA methyltransferase: MGSQWGQDKTYLRAKHEGFRSRAAYKLMEIQKKFAIIRPDDNIVDLGAAPGSWLQIERTLTDAKIIGIDLNPIAELDGVETIQGDINDPEVVEQVKSMLSEVSVVLCDASPKLSGHRSYDQARIIALNEQALAFACKVLKPGGNFAVKSFQGTDFPEFYAECKTKFYSVKTCMTQSTRKGSTELYIVAKNFIG, translated from the coding sequence ATGGGTTCACAGTGGGGACAGGATAAAACATATCTGCGGGCAAAACACGAGGGATTCCGTTCACGGGCAGCCTATAAGCTGATGGAAATCCAGAAAAAATTTGCAATCATCCGGCCGGATGACAATATCGTAGATTTGGGCGCGGCACCCGGAAGCTGGCTCCAGATCGAGCGGACACTTACTGACGCCAAGATTATCGGCATCGATCTCAACCCGATAGCCGAACTCGATGGGGTAGAAACCATCCAGGGGGATATTAATGATCCCGAGGTCGTGGAACAGGTCAAATCGATGCTCAGTGAGGTCAGCGTCGTGCTCTGCGATGCATCGCCAAAACTCTCCGGGCACCGGAGTTACGATCAGGCCCGGATCATTGCACTCAATGAACAGGCACTCGCGTTTGCCTGCAAAGTCTTGAAACCGGGCGGCAATTTCGCGGTGAAATCATTCCAGGGAACGGACTTTCCTGAATTTTATGCGGAATGCAAAACGAAATTCTATTCCGTAAAAACCTGTATGACGCAGTCTACCCGGAAAGGAAGTACCGAGCTTTACATTGTTGCAAAGAACTTCATAGGCTGA
- a CDS encoding GTP 3',8-cyclase MoaA: MTLRDPYNRPVSNLRISLTPKCNLSCIYCHREGEKAPKEQLSAPEIAEILRVAAHFGIRSVKFTGGEPMLRPDLLEITRSVPAGMESSITTNGTLLAGLAADLKQAGLRRVNVSIDSLNHETYKKITGTDKLDDVLEGIAAAVDAGLTPVKLNVVVLAGINDHEIDDFLKFVRGNRNLVLQLIELMDFNNCTNHGDLNQLEDSLAARSKQIITRRMHHRKKYCLDGAEVEVVRPLHNTEFCAFCNRLRVTSDGKLKPCLLRTDNHIDIRGKSGKELEALFEKAVSLREPFYK, from the coding sequence ATGACGCTCAGGGACCCTTACAATCGCCCGGTCAGCAACCTGCGGATCAGTCTCACTCCCAAGTGTAACCTGTCCTGCATCTACTGCCACCGGGAAGGGGAGAAAGCGCCGAAAGAGCAGTTGTCAGCACCGGAAATTGCAGAAATTTTACGGGTTGCCGCACATTTCGGGATCCGCAGCGTGAAATTTACCGGTGGCGAGCCCATGCTCCGTCCCGATCTCCTGGAGATCACCAGGTCGGTGCCTGCCGGCATGGAATCATCGATCACCACCAATGGCACCCTTCTCGCCGGGCTTGCCGCGGATCTCAAGCAGGCGGGCTTACGCAGGGTGAATGTCAGTATCGACAGCCTGAACCATGAAACCTACAAGAAAATTACCGGAACCGATAAACTCGATGATGTGCTGGAAGGCATTGCCGCAGCAGTCGATGCCGGCCTCACACCCGTAAAGCTGAATGTGGTTGTGCTGGCCGGTATCAACGATCACGAGATCGATGACTTCCTGAAATTTGTGCGGGGGAACCGGAACCTCGTGCTCCAGCTGATCGAGCTGATGGATTTCAATAATTGCACCAATCACGGCGATCTCAACCAGCTGGAAGATTCACTTGCTGCCCGCTCAAAGCAGATCATTACCCGTAGGATGCACCACCGGAAGAAGTACTGCCTTGACGGGGCGGAAGTGGAAGTGGTCCGCCCGCTCCACAACACCGAGTTCTGTGCGTTCTGCAACCGGCTCCGGGTGACATCGGACGGGAAACTCAAGCCCTGCCTCCTGCGCACGGACAATCATATCGATATTCGCGGGAAGAGCGGCAAGGAGCTGGAAGCATTATTTGAAAAAGCCGTGTCACTCAGGGAACCGTTTTACAAATAG
- a CDS encoding acetylornithine deacetylase — MRAVSRICADLVAIRSENPPGRTDEVIEYIRAFLTEIGISSSVSGNTAGECNLVTTGTGQPKKLLFCGHVDVVPALDAGWTHPPFSGIIQDGFVHGRGSTDMKGGCASILAACQARVDRSEEIPATLAFVCDEETGGENGIRRLLSEGALTPGDCVIAEPTPSRHPCIGQKGLCRLEMVFSGTPAHGSLYPAVGTSAIMESMTLLNHVKALNKKEYPVDPSLNAIIAQSSAVLGREFGIDGVGDILKRLTFNPGVIKGGEKSNVVAQHCTLELELRVPWGCSIDKLITSIQAHAVHGKILSQETHNPSITDPASPLVEITCDAVKRVQEGEVFPIVQWAASDARHLRAAGFKVIEYGPGEIPTLHAVNERTPIDSLEKASLVYQDIMAKYAETG; from the coding sequence ATGAGAGCAGTCAGCCGCATCTGTGCCGATCTGGTAGCGATCCGTAGTGAAAACCCTCCCGGGCGCACGGATGAGGTTATTGAATATATTCGGGCATTTCTGACAGAAATCGGTATCAGTTCATCCGTCTCGGGAAATACGGCAGGGGAGTGCAACCTTGTCACCACCGGCACAGGCCAGCCGAAAAAACTTCTCTTCTGCGGCCATGTGGACGTAGTGCCGGCCCTGGATGCAGGGTGGACCCATCCCCCGTTCTCCGGCATCATCCAGGACGGGTTTGTGCACGGGCGCGGTTCTACCGATATGAAAGGAGGCTGCGCATCCATTCTGGCTGCCTGCCAGGCACGGGTGGACCGGAGTGAGGAAATTCCGGCCACCCTCGCCTTTGTCTGCGATGAAGAGACCGGGGGAGAGAATGGGATTCGCCGTCTCCTGTCCGAAGGTGCTCTCACTCCCGGAGACTGTGTAATCGCCGAACCTACGCCATCGAGGCATCCCTGCATTGGCCAGAAAGGGCTCTGCCGGCTCGAGATGGTATTCTCCGGCACGCCCGCCCACGGGTCCCTGTACCCTGCTGTGGGCACCAGTGCGATCATGGAATCCATGACCCTGCTCAACCACGTCAAAGCATTGAATAAAAAAGAATATCCTGTTGATCCCTCGCTCAACGCGATCATTGCACAGTCATCTGCGGTGCTTGGGCGGGAATTCGGCATTGACGGTGTTGGCGATATCTTAAAACGGCTCACGTTCAACCCGGGCGTGATCAAGGGCGGCGAGAAATCCAACGTGGTTGCCCAGCACTGCACCCTTGAACTCGAACTCAGGGTTCCGTGGGGATGCTCTATTGACAAACTTATCACATCGATACAGGCCCATGCAGTTCACGGGAAGATCCTGTCGCAGGAAACACATAATCCCTCGATTACCGATCCGGCATCCCCGCTGGTGGAAATAACCTGTGACGCGGTGAAACGCGTTCAGGAAGGAGAAGTATTCCCCATCGTCCAGTGGGCGGCAAGCGATGCACGTCATCTCCGTGCGGCCGGCTTTAAGGTAATCGAGTATGGTCCCGGCGAGATCCCGACCCTGCATGCCGTAAACGAGCGGACACCAATCGATTCTCTGGAAAAAGCGTCCCTTGTCTACCAGGACATTATGGCAAAATATGCAGAAACAGGATAG
- a CDS encoding MFS transporter, translating to MRTRLTLFFGVFVVMALSNAIVPVLPSFADSSSLQGAIYAAYFLGAVFSTLPAGILSDRLGRVPLIRLGLAITILSGIVLSVVSSPYPVIVIRFIEGVGAGCFIAAAMSFVNSVPEHERMSGYFMAMLNAGLVTGLVTAGWLSAYFHLPVIGVMLFTGCAVIPACAAFFIREVPQLATAHDTRLLLPLVSGYRWLWYSSVVMVGITGVVISLYPEFSGASSDIAGIWIALMSVSTIIAVLIASRLSLPPVPTIRWSAVLMIFGVMIAFYSPSGFIVIGALAGIVMIAQMAFLAGVKAPQGFAMGLFSTTSYLGMAVLPFLAGLVADSGGFFLAFCTAAFCALTVALTIGLCACGRPVS from the coding sequence ATGAGGACCCGGCTCACTCTTTTTTTCGGGGTCTTTGTCGTAATGGCTCTCTCCAATGCCATCGTTCCTGTACTGCCGTCATTTGCTGACAGTTCTTCGCTGCAAGGTGCGATCTATGCAGCCTATTTCCTGGGCGCCGTATTCAGTACGCTCCCTGCCGGGATTCTCTCTGACCGGCTGGGACGCGTTCCGCTCATCCGCCTTGGACTGGCTATTACTATCCTCAGCGGTATTGTACTTTCCGTTGTTTCATCGCCGTATCCCGTGATAGTGATCCGTTTTATTGAAGGGGTCGGAGCCGGGTGTTTTATTGCGGCAGCCATGTCGTTTGTCAACTCTGTTCCGGAACATGAGCGGATGAGCGGGTACTTCATGGCTATGCTCAATGCCGGGCTCGTGACTGGTCTGGTTACTGCCGGTTGGCTCAGCGCGTACTTCCACCTTCCGGTTATTGGCGTAATGCTGTTTACCGGATGTGCCGTCATTCCTGCATGTGCTGCTTTTTTCATCCGCGAAGTGCCGCAGCTGGCAACCGCTCATGATACCCGCCTCCTCCTGCCCCTGGTGAGCGGGTACCGCTGGCTCTGGTATTCTTCGGTTGTCATGGTCGGCATCACCGGCGTGGTTATCTCGCTCTACCCGGAATTTTCCGGCGCGTCTTCCGATATTGCGGGCATCTGGATTGCCTTGATGAGTGTCTCTACGATCATTGCCGTTCTCATCGCCTCCCGCTTGTCGCTGCCCCCGGTCCCCACCATCCGCTGGTCTGCAGTCCTGATGATTTTTGGCGTTATGATCGCTTTTTATTCTCCGTCAGGTTTTATCGTGATCGGGGCATTGGCCGGCATTGTCATGATTGCCCAGATGGCATTCCTTGCCGGTGTTAAAGCGCCACAGGGGTTTGCCATGGGACTTTTTTCAACCACGAGTTACCTGGGTATGGCCGTACTTCCATTCCTTGCCGGGCTGGTCGCGGATTCCGGTGGCTTTTTCCTGGCGTTCTGTACAGCAGCTTTTTGTGCACTCACCGTGGCCCTTACTATTGGTTTGTGTGCCTGCGGAAGGCCGGTATCCTGA
- a CDS encoding beta-CASP ribonuclease aCPSF1 produces the protein MLIEERLKELKDKINEKVPHGITVTQVEFEGPELVIYTDDPKRFADEADLIKILARDLRKRIVVRPTILEDPEKAYNEIKAVVPETAGITDIFFDPDTGEVLIEAEKPGVVIGKNGTTLRDITRHIGWTPKVVRTPPIESSTVKQIRQYLRSTNEERKAFLRTIGRRIHRDIPGKDDTSKEALKRDHWARVTTLGCCREVGRAAFLLTTPNSRILIDCGEKPDNQGGTPYLYVPEIHPLAQLDAVVLTHAHLDHCALIPLLYKYGYEGPVYSTPPTRDLSAMLQLDYLDVIHKEDRKIPYSSNEVKTYIRHSITLNYGSVTDIAPDIKLTFHNAGHILGSAIAHFHVGDGMYNIAFTGDFNYAKSRLFNPAVNQFPRLEALFMESTYGGSNDFQQPRIEAEAKLYETINAVLLRGGKVIIPAFSVGRSQEVMLALEEGMRLDKIPKVKIYLDGMIREATAIHTCYPEYLNTDLRNLIFREGMNPFLAECFQQVDSQDLREKVINGDPCVIITTSGMLNGGPVMEYLLNLAQDEKNALIFVGYQADGTYGRRIQKGWREVPMGRKGTITINLEIVTVDGFSGHSDRRQLMNYIGQIQPRPEKIFCIHGDENNTIDLASSIYKRFHIETHSPMNLETYRMV, from the coding sequence ATGTTAATTGAAGAACGGCTCAAAGAGCTAAAAGACAAGATCAATGAAAAGGTGCCCCACGGCATCACGGTGACGCAGGTAGAATTCGAAGGCCCCGAGCTGGTCATCTACACTGACGACCCGAAGCGGTTTGCCGATGAAGCCGATTTAATCAAGATCCTTGCCCGGGATTTACGCAAGCGCATTGTTGTAAGACCCACGATATTAGAGGATCCCGAAAAGGCGTACAATGAGATCAAGGCTGTTGTCCCGGAGACCGCGGGTATCACCGATATCTTTTTTGATCCCGATACCGGTGAAGTGCTGATCGAAGCCGAGAAACCCGGGGTTGTGATCGGCAAGAACGGTACCACCCTGCGGGATATCACCCGCCATATCGGCTGGACTCCCAAGGTGGTACGGACTCCTCCCATTGAAAGTTCCACTGTCAAACAGATCCGCCAGTACCTCCGCTCCACCAACGAGGAGCGTAAAGCATTCCTGCGGACGATTGGCCGCCGGATTCACCGGGACATTCCCGGTAAAGACGATACCAGCAAGGAAGCCCTCAAACGCGATCACTGGGCACGGGTCACCACGCTCGGCTGCTGCCGTGAAGTTGGCCGGGCTGCATTCCTGCTCACCACCCCCAACAGCCGGATCCTGATCGATTGCGGTGAAAAGCCGGATAACCAGGGCGGCACGCCGTACCTCTATGTGCCGGAGATCCACCCGTTAGCCCAGCTCGACGCGGTTGTGCTCACCCATGCCCATCTCGATCACTGTGCACTTATTCCCCTGCTCTACAAGTACGGGTACGAAGGCCCGGTCTATTCAACTCCCCCGACCCGTGACCTCTCGGCCATGCTCCAGCTGGACTATCTCGATGTGATCCACAAGGAAGACCGGAAGATCCCCTATTCCTCCAATGAAGTCAAGACCTATATCCGGCACTCGATCACCCTGAACTATGGCAGTGTCACGGATATTGCGCCGGATATCAAGCTCACGTTCCACAATGCGGGCCATATCCTCGGTTCAGCCATTGCGCACTTCCATGTCGGCGACGGCATGTACAACATCGCATTCACCGGCGACTTCAATTATGCCAAGAGCCGTCTCTTCAACCCGGCGGTCAACCAGTTCCCCCGTCTCGAAGCACTCTTCATGGAGAGCACGTACGGTGGCAGCAACGATTTCCAGCAGCCCCGAATTGAAGCCGAAGCAAAACTCTATGAAACGATCAATGCTGTCCTCTTGCGGGGTGGCAAGGTCATCATCCCAGCGTTTTCGGTCGGGCGTTCGCAGGAAGTGATGCTTGCGCTCGAGGAAGGTATGCGCCTTGACAAGATCCCCAAGGTGAAGATCTACCTTGACGGCATGATCCGCGAGGCAACCGCGATTCACACCTGCTACCCGGAGTACCTCAACACGGACCTGCGGAACCTGATCTTCCGTGAAGGCATGAACCCGTTCCTGGCCGAATGCTTCCAGCAGGTGGACTCGCAGGATCTCCGCGAGAAAGTCATCAACGGAGATCCCTGCGTGATCATCACCACCAGCGGTATGCTGAACGGCGGCCCGGTTATGGAATATCTCCTGAACCTTGCCCAGGACGAGAAGAATGCCCTCATCTTTGTCGGGTACCAGGCCGACGGGACCTATGGCCGGCGCATCCAGAAAGGCTGGCGCGAGGTGCCGATGGGACGCAAAGGAACCATCACGATCAACTTAGAGATTGTCACGGTCGATGGTTTCTCGGGTCACTCGGACCGCCGGCAGCTGATGAATTATATCGGGCAGATCCAGCCCCGCCCCGAGAAGATCTTCTGTATCCACGGCGATGAGAACAACACGATCGATCTGGCCAGTTCGATCTACAAGCGGTTCCATATCGAGACGCACTCACCCATGAACCTTGAGACCTACCGCATGGTCTGA
- the psmB gene encoding proteasome endopeptidase complex, archaeal, beta subunit → MPEQLQESMKGTTTIGIVFKDGVILATEKRATMGYMIASKKAKKVYKVGDRIGMTTAGGVGDAQQLARILTVECNLYQIRRSRPITVGASATLLSNYLNQNRHFPFYVQLLVGGIDENGPSVYSVDAMGGATKEEEIVATGSGSPMAYGVLEDRFRKDMNEDEAIDIAIRALKSAMKRDAGSGEGIQIVVITKEKYEILGEDALQKYISKTNA, encoded by the coding sequence ATGCCTGAACAGTTACAGGAGTCCATGAAGGGGACAACAACCATCGGTATCGTTTTTAAAGATGGCGTTATCCTTGCAACCGAGAAGCGGGCGACCATGGGCTACATGATCGCAAGCAAGAAAGCAAAAAAAGTGTACAAGGTGGGAGACCGGATCGGCATGACTACGGCCGGCGGTGTCGGAGATGCCCAGCAGCTTGCCCGTATCCTCACCGTTGAATGCAATCTCTACCAGATCCGCAGGTCCCGTCCCATCACGGTCGGGGCGTCAGCCACACTGCTCTCGAATTATTTAAACCAGAACCGGCACTTCCCGTTTTATGTCCAGCTCCTTGTCGGGGGTATTGACGAGAACGGTCCCAGCGTCTACTCGGTGGATGCAATGGGTGGCGCAACCAAGGAAGAAGAGATCGTTGCAACTGGCTCCGGTTCGCCCATGGCATACGGTGTGCTTGAAGACCGGTTCCGCAAGGATATGAACGAGGATGAAGCAATTGATATTGCTATACGAGCGCTGAAATCTGCGATGAAACGCGATGCCGGATCCGGAGAAGGCATTCAAATCGTCGTAATTACCAAAGAAAAATACGAGATCCTAGGTGAAGACGCACTTCAAAAATATATTTCAAAAACCAACGCATAA